The DNA segment cctggtcccctcacaccaccacactcctgtcacctaacaccaccacactcctggtctcctcacaccactacactcctggtctcctaacaccaccacactctttgtctcatcacactacaacactcctggtctcctaacaccaccacattcctggtctcctaacaccaaccactcttggtctccacattccaccacaatcctggtcttatttctacaccacactcctggtatcCTCACTTGATCAcaatcctggtctcctcacaccaccacactcctggtctcctcacaccaccacactcctggtctgctaacaccaccacactcctggtcttttcacaccaccatactcctggtctcctaacaccatcacattcctggtctcttcacaccaccaccccatggTCTCCTTACACcatacactcctggtctcctcacaccaccacactcctggtatcctcacccacacaccccaggtctcctcacaccaccaaactcctggtctcgtcacactaccacactcctggtctcctaacaccaccacactcctggtctcctcacaccaccacactcctggtctcctcacaccaccacactcctggtctcctcacaccaccacaccccaggtctcctcacaccatcaaactcctggtctcgtcacactaccacactcctggtctcctaacccacaacactcctggtctcctcacaccaccacactcctggtctcctcacaccaccacactcctggtctcctcacaccaccacactcctggtctcctaacaccaccacactcctggtctcttcacaccaccacactcctggtctcctcacaccaccacacactcctggtctcctaacaccaccacactcctggtctcttcacaccacatactgctggtctcctaacaccatcacactcctggtctcttcacatcaccacactcctagtccccttcacaccaccacaccccaggtctcctcacaccaccaaactcctggtctcgtcacactaccacactcctggtctccNNNNNNNNNNNNNNNNNNNNNNNNNNNNNNNNNNNNNNNNNNNNNNNNNNNNNNNNNNNNNNNNNNNNNNNNNNNNNNNNNNNNNNNNNNNNNNNNNNNNNNNNNNNNNNNNNNNNNNNNNNNNNNNNNNNNNNNNNNNNNNNNNNNNNNNNNNNNNNNNNNNNNNNNNNNNNNNNNNNNNNNNNNNNNNNNNNNNNNNNNNNNNNNNNNNNNNNNNNNNNNNNNNNNNNNNNNNNNNNNNNNNNNNNNNNNNNNNNNNNNNNNNNNNNNNNNNNNNNNNNNNNNNNNNNNNNNNNNNNNNNNNNNNNNNNNNNNNNNNNNNNNNNNNNNNNNNNNNNNNNNNNNNNNNNNNNNNNNNNNNNNNNNNNNNNNNNNNNNNNNNNNNNNNNNNNNNNNNNNNNNNNNNNNNNNNNNNNNNNNNNNNNNNNNNNNNNNNNNNNNNNNNNNNNNNNNNNNNNNNNNNNNNNNNNNNNNNNNNNNNNNNNNNNNNNNNNNNNNNNACCCAGCcacccactctcccagccacccACTCCTCCCCCCACGACACCCAGCCACCCACTCCCCACCACGACACCCAGCCACCCACTCCTTCCACCACGACACCCAGCCACCCACTCCTTCCCCCACGACACCcagccacccaccccccaccacgaCACCCAGCCACCCACTCCTCCCACCCTCCTGGGTTCTCCTCCCCAATTTCCAGGATCGATCAGTTGGGCCAGGCGCGCCCCCTCCCACCCGCCTGGCTCCAGTCTACGCCTCGCTCTCACAGCGGTGCCCGGCCCGGctacctctctctcgctctcctagGGTATAGTGCCCCTCTCCCAGGGTATAGTTCCACGGACGGTGGGCCCAGTGCCACGGATGGTGGGCCCAGTGCCACGGACGGTGGAACCAGTGCCACGGACGGTGGAACCAGTGCCACGGACTATGGGACCAGTGTCTCAGACATTGTGCCCAGTGCCACGGACGGTGGGCCTAGTGCCACGGACTAAGGGACCAGTGTCTCAGACATTGTGCCCAGTGCCATGGATATGGGCCCAGTGCCATAGTGTGGGACCAGAGCTACGGACAGTCGGCCCAGTGCCCTAGATTATGGGACCAGTGCCACGGTGGACCCTGTGCCATGGACGGTGGACCCAGTGCCATGGACGGTGGACCCAGTGCCACGGACGGTGGACCCAGTGCCACGGACGGTGTACCCAGTGCCACGGACGGTGGACCCAGTGCCACGGACGGTGGACCCAGTGCCACGGACGGGGACCCAGTGCCACGGACGGTGGACCCAGTGCCACGGACGGTGGATGTAGTGCCACTGGTGGTAGGCTCAGTGCCACGGGTGGTAGGGTCAGTGCCACTGGTGGTAGGATGAGTGCCACTGGTGATAGGCTCAGTGCCACGGGTGGTAGGGTCAGTGCCACGGGTGGTAGGCTCAGTGCCACGGGTGGTAAGCTCAGTGCCACTGGTGGTAGGGTCAGTGCCACGGGTGGTAGGGTCAGTGCCACGGGTGGTAGGCCCAGTGCCACGGGTGGTAGGCCCACTGCCACGGGTGGTAGGCCCAGTGCCACGGGTGGTAGGCCCAGTGCCACGGGTGGTAGGCTCAGTGCCACGGGTGGTAGGCTCAGTGCCACTGGTGGTAGGGTCAGTGCCACTGGTGGTAGGGTCAGTGCCACTGGTGGTAGGGTCAGTGCCACGGGTGGTAGGGTCAGTGCCACGGGTGGTAGGGTCAGTGCCACGGGTGGTAGGGTCAGTGCCACGGGTGGTAGGGTCAGTGCCACGGGTGGTAGGGTCAGTGCCACTGGGGTAGGGTCAGTGCCACTGGGGTAGGGTCAGTGCCACTGGTGGTAGGGTCAGTGCCAGGGTGGCAGGCTCAATGCCACGGGTGGTAGGGTCAGTGCCACGGGTGGTAGGGTCAGTGCCACGGGTGGTAGGGTCAGTGCCACGGGTGGTAGAGTCAGTGCCACGGGTGGTAGAGTCAGTGCCACGGGTGGTAGAGTCAGTGCCACGGGTGGTAGAGTCAGTGCCACGGGTGGTAGAGTCAGTGCCACGGGTGGTAGAATCAGTGCCACGGGTGGTAGAGTCAGTGCCACGGGTGGTAGAGTCAGTGCCACGGGTGGTAGAGTCAGTGCCACG comes from the Procambarus clarkii isolate CNS0578487 chromosome 25, FALCON_Pclarkii_2.0, whole genome shotgun sequence genome and includes:
- the LOC138368320 gene encoding autotransporter adhesin BpaC-like — protein: MGRGSTAAHSTGSGSHCRSQNGKWFHCRSQHGKWFPLPLTAREVVPTAAHRMPQQQQQQQQQPQPQQQQQPQPQQPQQQQHQQQQQPQPQQQQQQPQPQQPQQQPQQQQPQQQQPQPQQPQPQQQPQQPQQQQQPQQQPQPHGTDPTTRGTDPTTRGTDPTTRGTDPTTRGTDPTTRGTDPTTSGTDPTTSGTDPTTSGTEPTTRGTEPTTRGTGPTTRGTGPTTRGSGPTTRGTGPTTRGTDPTTRGTDPTTSGTELTTRGTEPTTRGTDPTTRGTEPITSGTHPTTSGTDPTTRGTEPTTSGTTSTVRGTGSTVRGTGSPSVALGPPSVALGPPSVALGTPSVALGPPSVALGPPSMALGPPSMAQGPPWHWSHNLGHWADCP